The following is a genomic window from Butyricimonas faecihominis.
AGCCTCGCCCGTTAACTTCACCTCTCGCACGTCCCCGGTAAAAGGCACCGGGTAAGTCAAAGCAGAACAGGAATTCAAGCGCACACTTGACCCGTCAGATAAGAGTACTTGAAATTCACCCCCTGCCGGAACTGTAATCGTGTTATATAAAGGTTCCGATTTAGTGGTAGCCAACGTGTAGTCCAGTACTCGGGAAGAATCATTTTTTATTACCACGCCTTCTTGTTCCTGAATAATGGCCGTACTATTTAAAGGCACTTCCCGGCCATCACTCAATTGCAAAACTGCAACACCTTGTGCTGGTAGAATTTCCTGTCGGGTCAGCTCCTGCCGTTCCGATTCACCCGATCCTCGGAAATAAATCACACTACTTCCCACCATCGCTAAAATAATAATAGCCACGGCATAACGATAGAACACAACCACTCGCCGATTCCAAGACACATGTATCTTGCGTTTGATTGAAAACCATAATTGTTCTAGTTTACCTTCAGGAACTTCCGGTAAATTCTCGACGTCATCATCAAATTGCTCGTACCATCGGGCAATTCGCTCTTCCTCGTCCGGAGTACATCGATGTTCCCGGTACTTTTTTAAAAGATCGTATATTTCATTTATCCCCATATTCGCCGTATTTACCTTAAAGACAATTCCGGGGAACAAAAGGTACTATATGAAAAATAAAAAATTTTTACGACCCACCTCGCATCGGAGCCTACGTGTAATATCACCTAATTGATTCTTAACGGTTTGTTCAGACACGGCCAACTTTTCGGCAATTTCTTTTATCGATAAATTTTGCTCCTGCCGGAGCATATACACGCATTGCAAACGAGGTGGAAACCCATCCACGATTCGCCGGATATTTTCATCCAAATCCTTAGCCACGATCTTCACCCATGTGTAATTATCCTCTTCATTCGGGGCGCATATATCCTGATATTTATCACGAATCTGTTCTTGCTTGATTGAATTCAATATATGATTTCTCAACCAAATCAAGAGATACCCTTTCACGGAAGACGAAACCTGAAAAGAATCTCTTTTTTCCCACACTTGGATAAAAAAGTCTTGGAAAATATCATCCGCATCAAAGGAACTGTTCACACGTGCAAGGATATTCCGATACACAATATCAGCATACCGGGAATACAACTCTTGAAAGGCAGAGACACTCCCGTTCTTTATATCACGTACAATTTCAATGTCCGATTTTTCCGACACGATCCAAGCTTTAAAGATAAATATTCGAACGTTTAATGATATTTCGGCAAAACAAGTTTAATTTTGTAACATATTCAAAGGTATAGATATTTTTTTATAGAAAACAATATCAATATTTCACCTTTGAAATGTTAAAAATTAAATTGTTTTGCCGAAATATCATTAAACGTTCGTTTAATGATTTCTTCAAAAAGGAGCATTCATACCGTAATCCATACAAGAATAACCTGTCGCAAATTATATGTAGTATTTCCAACTTATTATTGAATATCAATTTGATAACTTCACTGTAAATTTCCATTTCCCCATTCTCGACATATCAAATTTCACATCCGCCAAGATGTTTTCACAAAAAAGAGATGAACGGATTCTTCTACCTCAAAAATCGTATATTTCATCTACTCCCATATCGTTTCATTTTACATTAATACCCATTCACTTTCACATTTCATAACATAATTGTTATCAAACATTAACCCCTTTCGGATAAGTATCGTGCTTTTCATCGGTTATCCGACTGTATTCCATGACGCTTACACCCATGTCTCACTTGTAACTCTTCGATAAGTTACCGATAAGTCTTCGATAAGTTACCGAAATGCGGCGTTCATTTTACCCTGACTTTACCCAGACATACAATCAAGATACCGACGAATCACCGACGGGAGTCATCACAAACACCACATGAAAAGAGCCTCCGCCACAATCTCGACCAGATTATAATCATCAGCCTCGCTCTTACCTTCTCCAGACATCTCGTGATAACAATTCCAAATCTGTTCTTTTTCGATCGAATTTAATATTAGAAAAGTACTATTATAAAGCGAATTATTCTTCAGAAAGCGGGTCCAAATGCAACGGGTGGCGAACCACAAAACGGGCCCCCTCTTTATAATCCCCATCCACCCAAATGTCTCCGCCCATCATCGTGATCGTCAACTTACATATGGCCAATCCCAAACCGGTACCCTGCACGTATTCATCCAGTTTCTCGAAACGTTCGAACACCTTCTTCTGTTTATCCTCCGGAATTCCCCGTCCCGTATCGGTCACGCTAAAATAAACACAATCCTGCTCTTCATTAATCTCGATTCCCAGCGTGATACTCCCCTGTTCCGTGAACTTATTGGCATTCGACAACAAATTAATCAATATCTGTTGCAAACGTTGCACGTCCGTCTCCAGTATAAATTCTTCACAGGGTGTTTGGAACACGTACTCCACCACATCCCGTTTCCCGTAACTAGTTGTCGCCAACACGCTCTGGCACAAAGAAACGATCTCAACCTCCTCGTAAGACAACTTCAATCGTCCCGTCTCCAAGCGGGATATATCCAAAATATCATTGATTAAGCGAAGTAATAAATCTGAATTTTTTTGGATGATAGCCACGTACTCATGACGGCTTTCCGCGTCACAATCATCCGAAGTCAGAACCCCGGAAAATCCCACGATAGCATTCAACGGGGTACGAATCTCGTGACTCATGTTAGCCAAAAATGCAGACTTCAACCGATCAGACTCCTCTGCCTTTTCCTTTGCCTTCCGTAACTCTAGCTCCGCCTGCTTTTGCTTGGTCATATCCTCCATACGCACCACGACACCCAACAAATTATTATCATCATCAAAAACAGGATTCGCCAACATATACACGTAATAATTCCCATGTTTCACAACAACATCAGCCACTTTTCCCGTTTTCATGGCCATTACCGCCGGACAGAAAGAACAAGGTTCATCCAGTCCTCTCAAAACTTTATAACAAACTTGGCCCTTGGAACTTTTAATTTTTTCCGGATCGACATCATAATCAATCCCGTTATGCCATTTTATCGTGAAATCCGGATTAATAAACTTGATCCCGGAATTAACATTATTCAGTATTAAGATATTATCTTTTTGGGCCTGCCACAAGGCATCTCTAAAACGTTTGGTTCTAAAATAGAAATATAAGGCTAGGAAAAAACCGAACAATAAAACTAAAAAAGCCAAAAACACCCCTATAATCTGGTATTTATATTCCTCGAAATAGGACAACTTCTTGTTGTAAAGAACAGCATTCTTGACCTCCGCTTTATTCAAGAATCCCTCTGAACATAACTTGGCATAATCAAAACAATACTCGTTCGGAATGATCTGCATACCCGCCAGCACGGTCGAATCATGTTGCCTCTCTAACGCCAAAGCTTGTTTGGCCATATCTTTTCCGACAGTCCGGTACTTCGGTACACATCCCCCGACAGCCCAATGCCCCATCCCGATAGAAGTAATCGTGAAAGCCGGAATTTTAGGATTCGCCATCATCATCGAATACGTGGCATTCCGCATAAAATAACCATCATTTTTATCTACTCGCCACGTCCCCAACAAGATAACCGTTTTCTCCGGTAACCGGGCAATAGCATCACTGATCGAATAAATCGTATGTTTCCGGCCATCCAAAAGAATCAAATCCAGCTCCGGGAATTTCTCCTTCATCTTCTTCTTCACCAAAGCCTGCAGAGAGACTCCCCCGTAACTATTATCCGTGATAAAAGCGATATGCTTAGTTCCCGAATAAAAATCCAAAATTAACCGAAGATTCGCTATCACGTCATACTCGTAAGCAAACCCGAAAACCTCCAATTCCCGAATGTTGTCACTCATCACGTCCACGCTCTCCGCCTCCCAGTTCTCCAAATCGGTACCCTCCTCCGGTAACAAGACAGCATTCCGACTCACCATCCCTCCCATGATCGGGACATCCCGAGTAACCAGTGAATCCTGAGACCAATAAGCCGTCCATGCCTCCTGCCCTAATAGAATAATGAGTTTCGGTAAACCCTTTTCGATATTTTTATCCAATATTTCTTTCATCCGCCCCTCCCACATACAAGCCTCGGAAAAACTTTTACAATTCATATTCTCTATGTCAATCGAAAATTTTCCGCCAAGTAGGCCATACTCTTCTATAAAATCCGATATATTCCTAGCAGTTTGGGAAGTTTCCGGGTTGTAGGAACTGATAATTAATATCCGAGAATCGGGCTCACCGGTTCCTCCTTTTGTTGTCCAAGAGACGAACAACAAAACAAATAACACCCCCGTGTACCTAAGATTCCTATATAGCTTTATAAAAAACTCCAACATCTTCTATTTGTAACTTCGCAAAGATATTTATTTTCACTTAAAATACGCCAAAATTCATACACTTTCTACAAAAAGATATATCTTTGGCTTAAACCTTAAATTTGTAATTTATGTCTATTATTTTTTGTATCATTTCCCGGCTAAAAAGGGACGAACAAACAGACACCTACGTGCATTTTGAACAAACGGCCACGTTACGGGAAATCGTTACCACGATAGATTCACCTTATGTCTTTTTCTACACGAAATACCCGACTCCACGATTAGGAGAACACGCACAAAAACGTTTTCTTCAGGTAGCACAAGCCACAGGAGCCGTCATGCTTTATTCGGATTATTACACGGAACAAGATGATTCGCAAACGGCACACCCGACTATTGACTATCAATTGGGGAGCGTCAGGGATGATTTTGATTTCGGATCAATACTTTTATTCAGAACAGACGTTTTAAAAAAAGTGATCAGCGAAATGGACACGGAGTACAATTTTGCCGCACTCTACGATCTGCGCCTGCGTCTTTCCCGGGAAGGATTGATTTTCCGGATTCCCGAATTCCTGTACTCGGAAAAGGAACACGATTCCCGACGTTCCGGTGAAAAGCAATTTGATTACGTGAACCCTCGTAACCGGGAAGTACAAATTGAAATGGAACAGGCTTTCACGGCTCACTTGAAGGCCATAGGCGCCTACTTGCCTCCTGCATTCAAAACCGTCCCGTTCCAAGACGAGCATTTTGAAACTGAAGTCTCGGTTATTATTCCCGTCCGCAACCGGGAAAAGACCATCGCAGAAGCGATACGATCCGTCTTTTCACAACAGACCAATTTCAAGTATAATATTCTCGTTATCGACAATCATTCCACCGACGACACGACCGCTATTGTTAAAAAAATGGCCCAAAAGCACTCGCAAATAATCCATATCATTCCCCCTCGCACCGACCTTGGCATCGGGGGATGCTGGACACATGCCATCATGAGCGAACATTGCGGACGATTCGCCATCCAGTTGGATAGTGATGATTTGTACATCAATCGACACGTACTCCAACGCATTGTCGACACGTTCCACAAACATCAATGTGCCATGATTATCGGTAGTTACAAGATGGTTAATTTCAAGCTGGAAGAAATACCTCCCGGCATCATTGACCACAAGGAATGGACAACGGACAACGGGCATAACAACGCCTTACGTATTAACGGGCTAGGGGCGCCCCGAGCATTTTACACGCCATTACTCCGGCAAATCAGAGTCCCGAACGTCAGTTACGGGGAGGATTATGCCACGGCACTCGCAATCTCCCGTGAATACCAGATCGAACGTATTTATGAACCGCTATATTTATGTCGTCGCTGGGAAGGTAATTCCGACGCGGACTTGAACATCCAACGTGTAAATGCGAATAATTACTATAAAGATAAAATACGTATGATTGAAATATTGGCAAGGCAACAGAGAATTGAAAATGGAGAATTGAAAATTGGAAATGAAGAAAAATCTTAAATCAAAAATTAATTCCTTATCATGTTTTTCGACGAATTTACGAAATCACAACTAGCCTCTTGGCCCTTGGCACGGAACAATTACGAACGCTTGCGGAATGTCATTTATCGTACGATTGATTTCGATGGGTTCCAGATTCGCATCCAGTACAACCCGGACCGGATTCAATCGGCCGTGGCTAAAATAGACGAGCAATCAATCAAGGCAAGAGCCTGTTTCTTGTGTAAAGAAAACATTCCGCCGGAACAAGCTAGTTTCGATTATAACCCCACACTGGATATACGGGTAAACCCTTATCCCATATTCGACCGCCATTACACGGTTCCGGCAAAGCAACACATTCCCCAGCTCATCAAGGGACATTTCCAAGATATGCTGGCCATTGCACAAACTTATCCGGAGTACACGATCTTTTATAATGGTCCCCGTAGCGGAGCCTCCGCCCCGGATCATTTTCATTTCCAACTGGCACCCCGTCACATCATGCCCCTAGAAACCGATGTAAACTCCTGCCCGAAAGAAATCTTGTGGACTTCCGAATCACGGGAAACCACAATCGAAAGTATTCATCACTACCTCCGCAAGAATATCATACTTCATTCAAACAACCGAGAGCAATTAATGAATATTTTCGAGCAATTAGTGTCACTCGTGGGCCAAATCACCCCGAACGACCCGGAACCCATGATGAACCTCTTTGCCTGGTACGAAAACAACGAATGGTGGGTAGTCATGTTTCCCCGTCGTCAACACCGCCCGTGGCAATTCTTCGCGGAAGGAGATGAAAACATACTGTTCAGTCCCGGCTGTGTAGACTTTGCCGGTCTGATCATCTCACCTCGGGAAAAAGATTTCAACCGTCTGGACGCCCCCTTGCTGGAAGAACTCTTTTCCCAGTTAACCCTTACCGACAAACAGTTTGAGAATTTACGATTTATGATTTACGATTTATGAAGATGAAAGAACCTGTAACTTGTAATCGATCAACTTGTAATTCGCCGCAGGCGATCACTCTTTCCATTGGCATCCTTTTCGCTCCTGCCATCACCTTCCGTTTGAACGGAACCTACTGGAACAAGGATCAAAAATATTCCGGAGAATATACCATTTCCAAAGAAGGGAAGAACTTGATTCTACATTCATCTTCAGGAACACAGATCGTACCGGATCACTTCACCCTTACACCGGAGAACGATGAAACGACAAACTTCGATCTGTTAAATGTCATGATCGGGATCAATTTCCACTGGCAACGCACGGAAGACCAGAAGTTCAAAGGTACATTGAAAATCATGGACGAGGGGAAACATCTGACAGCAATCAACATATTACCCCTAGAAGATTATTTACTAAGCGTGATCTCTTCCGAAATGAGTGCCACCTCATCTTTGGAACTCCTGAAAGCCCACGCGGTCATTTCCCGCAGTTGGCTGATCGCACAAAAAATAAAGAGCGAGAAACTAACCGACACTTACCAGTCCTGCATACAGGATGAACAACAATATATCCGGTGGTATGACCGGGAAGACCACGAGCATTTCGACGTGTGCGCGGACGATCATTGTCAACGCTACCAAGGTATTAGCAAAGCCTACACGCCATTTGTCCAACAAGCCATCGAGGCCACCCGAGGGGAGGTCCTTGTGTATGGCGGAGATATTTGCGATGCCCGGTTCTCCAAGTGCTGCGGGGGAGTAACCGAGTATTTTGAAAACACCTGGGAACCCGTGAATCATCCCTATCTTACAAAAGTGATTGATAGCGATACCCAGTCTTCAACTCCCGACTTATCCCAAGAAGAGAATGCCCGAAAATGGATTCTCTCCACCCCGAATGTATTCTGCAATACCCGGGACAAGGCCATCCTGTCCAACGTTCTCAATGACTATGATCAGGAAACTCAGGACTTTTTCCGCTGGCAAGTATCCTACACTCCCCCGGAACTATCTGCATTAATAACCTCCCGTATCGGGATTGACTTCGGGGACATTCAATCCATAGAATCTGTGGAAAGAGGTGTCTCCGGGCGCATCACCCGTCTCCGCATCCAAGGTTCAAAACGAGACATGATCATCGGGAAAGAACTTGTCATTCGCAAAGCTTTCTCCCAATCCCACCTGTATAGCTCGGCCTTCATCGTGGAAACAGAGAAAGATACCTCCGGAGCTATTACCCGTTTCACTTTGAAAGGTGCGGGATGGGGACACGGAGTCGGTCTCTGCCAAATCGGAGCTGCCGTCATGAGTGCCAAAGGCTATGATTACAAGCAAATCCTCTCGCACTATTTCCCGAACACGAAACTACAAACAATTGAAAATGGAGAATTGAAAATTGAAAATGAAATCATAAATCATGAAATCTAAAATCACTAAATCCCCTTGGTCCTGGATCCCCACTCTATATTTCGCACAAGGTCTACCCTATGTCGTTGTCATGACACTTGCCGTTATCATGTTCAAACGGTTGGGAATAAACAACACGGATATAGCTCTCTACACGAGCTGGCTTTATTTACCATGGGTGATTAAACCCCTATGGAGTCCGCTGGTAGACATCGTGAAGACCAAACGCTGGTGGGTGATCACCATGCAATTAGTGATCGGTGGAGGATTAGCCGGAATAGCACTGACTCTTCCCGGGCCTCATGCCTTCCGCTACTCGTTAGCATTCATGTGGTTATTAGCTTTCAGTTCTGCCACCCACGACATCGCGGCAGACGGGTTCTATATGCTGGGACTCGACACCAAGAAACAAGCCTTCTTCGTCGGCATCCGTAACACGGCTTACCGCCTCGCCATGCTCACCGGACAAGGATTGATTGTCATGTTTGCCGGTTGGCTTGAAAAGACCTATTCCTCCACGTTCCCGGAAGAGATTGCCGTTCCTAGAGCATGGTCAGTCACCTTCTATCTATTGGCAATCTTATTCGTACTTCTCTTCCTCTACCACCAGTTCATCCTCCCCAAACCGGAAAATGATATTCCCGTGAAAAACGGTAACCCACTGAATGCCTTTTTCCAAACCTTTATTACCTTCTTCCAAAAGAAAGGAATCATTGCAGCCTTGGCCTTTATTCTGCTCTTCCGTTTTGCAGAATCACAACTTGTAAAAATCGCCTCCCCTTTCTTACTGGACAATCCCGAAGTCGGTGGCTTGGGACTAAACACCATGCAAGTCGGTACCATCTATGGCGTCGTTGGCCTTATCGCCCTCACGATAGGCGGTATCCTAGGCGGTATCTTCATGGCTAAGAATGGCCTAAAACACTGGATCTGGTGGATGACCGCTGCCATGAACCTGCCCAATATCGTGTACGTTTATCTGGCATTCGTCCACCCTTCCAACATCTGGCTAATCTCTTCCGCCGTCGCCATCGAACAATTCGGTTACGGGTTCGGTTTCACGGCCCTCACCTATTTCATGATGCTCTTCAGCAAAGGTCCGCAGCAAACCGCCCATTACGCCATCTGTACCGGATTCATGGCCCTCGGCATGATGCTCCCCGGCATGATCTCCGGCTATATCCAAGAACTGATCGGTTACCAACACTTCTTTCTCTGGATCATGCTTTGTACCATCCCCAGTTTTATTGCCGTGAAATACATCAAAATATGAATAAAGAGACTGAAATTAGTCGACAACCGGAAATTCGATCGTCTCGCTTTCCTCGTTCCAACTCTCAATCGTAAAATTTCCGGGATCACCACCGGGTAATATTTTACCGACAACAATATTCAACGTGAGCCGCGTATTGGGAGATAACGTGGAAGTCAACGCTTTAGAAAGAGTATGCACGGAACCATCCGCCAAGGTGATAAACAACTCCAACAAAGGATTCGGGGCGGAAGGAAACAACATCACGGTAGGATTACTCATGATGGTGGCATCCTCAGAACGGGACAATTCGAATTTCACGGTTTTCGTCATGTTCTCCGCCTCGGCCGTGTAAAAATTCATCTTCTCGGCAATATTTCCAATATGAACGTTCACGCTTGTTATGCTGGAACTGAACGCACTATTATCCTCTTGTTTCAGTATTACCTTCAAACCGGCGGTAACCCGTGTAAGAGAAGCTGTCAAATCCTCCGTTCCAATACGTGCCGGTTTTATCGCATGGACCAAATCATACACGGGCATATAAGTCCCGTCAGTATTGGGTCGCAAGCTAAAATAGAGTTTTGCCAGATCAGCTCCATTCGTTAACCCCGGGTGAGTAATTGCCGGAGAATTATAAATCGGCTCATCGTATTTGGGTGTCCCCCAATACACCATGTTATACTCGCCGATAGGCAGGTGAAGTTCTCGGTTATTGTCCCCATACACGTCCCCCTCTGATATGACGTAATAACCATTAAATACCGTGAGCTTTCCATTTATGTAGTTTCCATAGTAAATAGAGGTTTCATCCTTACACGGATATACCTCAAGAATCCCCGTGAAAGGATTCTGATTAAGCGGATCGGTTACCCGAGCTCTTATTTTAGGAGTAATTAATCCAGACGTTACCCCATAAGATCCCTCATCATCATTGTCTGAACATGCCGAAACTAAAGTCAGAAGACCAAGCATTACAATCATTAATTTCTTCATAGTACCTTATTTTAATTTGATTATCAACCAAAATACGGTCTATATACGAAATAAAACAGGTAAAAGTTTATGAAATCAACAAATCTCACTTGGTCTATCAAATTTTACAGCAACTTACTCTTTTATCAACTTCAAATTCTTCACCCCGATCCGGGCCGCCAACCAAGCCGAAAACTTCTCTTCCTCCACATCAGATAATTTCTGCCCGAACGCCACGATAGCAATATGTAACGTATCGGCATGCAGAGAATCCACTTGATTACGAATCACTCTGGATATAGCAAGACTTTTCACGGAAGGATAAAGAATCTTCACCTCGGGAGTAACCTGATGCCCGATCGTATCATATAACAAGTAAGAGTTCAACCTTTCGCGCAACACGGAAATTTCTTCATCTTGCGAGGCAATCCGCTGTTTATTCTGCATGTAATAATCCTGCAACAACATATTACTAACGTCATTTTGCATCTCAGTATCCTCTTTCCCGAATCCCTGATGAATCACCAAAGGAACATCATGCAACCCGTAATGCAACATCTTTTCTTTCAACGACACGATCACTTCCTCTGATATTTCCTTACCGATCAGTGATACTTCAATCCGACGCTCCGGGTTCTCTGTTTTCACGTAACGATCCACCACCAACGTATTCGGAAAATTAAATTCATTTTTGATAAATCGACTGGCATTCGTCTCGAAGATATTCGTTTTCACCATATTGTAGGTGATATACACGCTCGGAACCATCGTCAGGAAAATGATTGAATACACGATACGGTGTACCTTCTTTTCCCGTTCCTTATCCATGAACTTCTTTTTCGAGAAGTGCATCAGTCGCACTCCTAAAGTCGTGGCAACTGCAATAAATACCGAATTGATCGTGAACAAATAGAATGCCCCGAAGAAATAACTCAGGTTGCCGCTTGCCAACCCGAACCCGGCCGTACATAACGGCGGCATCAAGGCAGTAGCAATAGCCACTCCCGGAATCACGTTTCCTTTCAACTTCGTCGAGGACGCCACGATTCCCGCCATTCCACCAAAGAAAGCGATCAACACGTCATAGATCGTGGGGGTTGTCCGTGCCAGCAATTCCGAACGAGCTTCGTTCAAAGGCGATAACAAAAAATATAAAGTAGACGTTAACACGCTGAATATCGTTGCGATCAGCAAATTACGGAAAGCCTTCTTGATCAGTTCAAAATCATTGATTCCAACTCCCAGACCGATTCCCATAATCGGCCCCATCAGAGGAGAAATTAACATGGCTCCAATAATCACGGCCGTCGAATTCGTGTTCAATCCCAAAGACGCGATAAACGTGGCAAAAATCAATACCCACAAATTTGTCCCCCGGAACACGATTCCCTTACGGATAGCCTCCACAGTATCTTCTTCCCGCTCCTGTTCATCTGACGGGTCCAGAATTTGACGCAAATACACCCGAAAACGCTGTAATAATATCATCATACTCTAAATCTATACATCTACAAAAAGCTCAAAATAGCTCATATTCTTTAAATCTTCGCAAAAGTATAAAATCTATTACATATTCTTCCATTTTTCCCATATATAAAAGGACTGACAATAAATGAAACGCCCCCAAAAACTTATTATCAAGTTTCTTAGGGGCGACTCCATGCAAGAACAAACTCGTTCTTATATCATAATGAACTGTTATTTTATAATCTCAACAAGAACGCAACGATTCCAATCATCCTTGTCATAACGAGAACTGACTCCTTTATGATCTTTCACAATACGGTCTTTATTTATTCCATATTTACTAATAAACATATCTGCAACCGCATTTACTCGCTTTTCAGAAATAATCATATTGGCCTTCTCAGTTCCTCGTTTATCGGCAAAACCTGTCAAACGAACACGCACATCGGGGTTTTCTTTCATAAATTGAACCAAGTTATAAACACCAACCTCCTGAGTAGGATCAATTTTGTAACTGTTGAAAGCGAAGTTTATCGTTGTCGGTAAAGCCTTAAACACCACTTTAGTTTCAGTTGTTGGCATCTCTTGTTTTACCACTTTGACAACGGTATCCGGGGTACGGCTAATCAATTCTTTGATTCGTGCGTCTTGTGCTGTTGCCAAATTCTGAAGGTCTGCATACTGTTTCTGGCTAACAGCCTTTTTAAACGAACGATTTTTAAATCTGAAAGTAACTCCAACACTCAGATTACTAATCCCGTCATTAGGGAATCCGCCTCTGGTCACGAGATCATCATCCAAAATTATCCCACCATATTCCAAATTCAAATCAAAACGTTGAGATAACCGAAAACGAGCTTGAATACCAGCATTAATAGTAAAAGATTGATCACTACCGATAAAAGCACCACCTATTCCTGCAAAAGGTATCAAATCAAAGCAACGATTCTCGTTGTAACGACCGAAGAAGTTTAACAAACCAAACATAAAGTCTCCATGAACAGCTCCATAATGTTTGTGCAACATCATTTTCCCATCATTTTGAAAACCATGTAAAGCACCTCCCAAACCTTGAACTCTCAATCCCCACCAAGGCGTAAACCATTTACCAACAGACAAGGCAGGCATAAAGGTTAATCGATCACCGAACTTTGCATCAGTAGACCCCTCTGCATAAAGGGTTTGAGCCCCTAAATTCAATGAAATAAACCAATTATCCCAAAATTTATTGGTTTCAAATGATGTTTTATAACCCGGCAGTTTCCTTTCTTGATTATTCTGCGCAAACGTAGAAATGTGTAATACTACCAATAGTACTAAAAATACGATTTTTTTCATTTTAAAATAGTTAAAGTTTATATTGCAACCTTTCTCAAATAAAATTGGAGAAAAACGCCACAAATGTATAAAAAATATAATTACTGTATTTTATTATACACAAAATAACTACATCTTTACTCTCAATAATCTTAGAACGTGATCTTCAAGTTCACGGAAAAAGTACGTCCGAAACCATAGAAAACCTTGGCTGTATCTTTATCATGCCCGGCACCATCCTCCGCATCAGCGATATACTCTTTATCCAAAAGATTATTCACGTTCGCAGAAACCATCACGCCAAACACCTTACTCAACGGGAAACGATAGTTGATATTAGCATCCAACACACCATATGCCGGCATCCTCCAAGGAGATTCAATCACATTCTCGGCATCCAGATTTACCGTGGGGAACGAAAATTTCGCATAATTTCGTGCGAAATGAGAATAATCAACTCCCACGTGCAACCCTCTCAAGAACTGGTAACGTCCTCCAATAGCAAAAGTTGTTTGTGCAGAATTTCCCACTCGAACATCTTTCACTTTTATGAAACTTTGAGCATGTTCTTCCCCTCCCACATCGCCTAACGGTTTACCATTCTTACCCACAGGTCGGCCTGCCGAATTATAAGCATATCCTTTACCATCACCATTCCAATGCCAGTCACCAATCGAAAACACTCC
Proteins encoded in this region:
- a CDS encoding glycosyltransferase family 2 protein, which codes for MSIIFCIISRLKRDEQTDTYVHFEQTATLREIVTTIDSPYVFFYTKYPTPRLGEHAQKRFLQVAQATGAVMLYSDYYTEQDDSQTAHPTIDYQLGSVRDDFDFGSILLFRTDVLKKVISEMDTEYNFAALYDLRLRLSREGLIFRIPEFLYSEKEHDSRRSGEKQFDYVNPRNREVQIEMEQAFTAHLKAIGAYLPPAFKTVPFQDEHFETEVSVIIPVRNREKTIAEAIRSVFSQQTNFKYNILVIDNHSTDDTTAIVKKMAQKHSQIIHIIPPRTDLGIGGCWTHAIMSEHCGRFAIQLDSDDLYINRHVLQRIVDTFHKHQCAMIIGSYKMVNFKLEEIPPGIIDHKEWTTDNGHNNALRINGLGAPRAFYTPLLRQIRVPNVSYGEDYATALAISREYQIERIYEPLYLCRRWEGNSDADLNIQRVNANNYYKDKIRMIEILARQQRIENGELKIGNEEKS
- a CDS encoding FecR family protein, with product MGINEIYDLLKKYREHRCTPDEEERIARWYEQFDDDVENLPEVPEGKLEQLWFSIKRKIHVSWNRRVVVFYRYAVAIIILAMVGSSVIYFRGSGESERQELTRQEILPAQGVAVLQLSDGREVPLNSTAIIQEQEGVVIKNDSSRVLDYTLATTKSEPLYNTITVPAGGEFQVLLSDGSSVRLNSCSALTYPVPFTGDVREVKLTGEAYFDVTKSDKPFIVKMADIDVRVLGTSFNLSGYTTDQDVSVTLVSGKVAVRNHQLQQDFDITPGMRFEYNRENHQVKMAEVDPELYISWMKGKFRFEDMRLEDIMVTLNRWYDCTVSYSDDALRDLRFTGAAEKDRPASYLLELIEMITEVKFQVDGKHILITRK
- a CDS encoding RNA polymerase sigma factor, which produces MSEKSDIEIVRDIKNGSVSAFQELYSRYADIVYRNILARVNSSFDADDIFQDFFIQVWEKRDSFQVSSSVKGYLLIWLRNHILNSIKQEQIRDKYQDICAPNEEDNYTWVKIVAKDLDENIRRIVDGFPPRLQCVYMLRQEQNLSIKEIAEKLAVSEQTVKNQLGDITRRLRCEVGRKNFLFFI
- a CDS encoding sensor histidine kinase codes for the protein MLEFFIKLYRNLRYTGVLFVLLFVSWTTKGGTGEPDSRILIISSYNPETSQTARNISDFIEEYGLLGGKFSIDIENMNCKSFSEACMWEGRMKEILDKNIEKGLPKLIILLGQEAWTAYWSQDSLVTRDVPIMGGMVSRNAVLLPEEGTDLENWEAESVDVMSDNIRELEVFGFAYEYDVIANLRLILDFYSGTKHIAFITDNSYGGVSLQALVKKKMKEKFPELDLILLDGRKHTIYSISDAIARLPEKTVILLGTWRVDKNDGYFMRNATYSMMMANPKIPAFTITSIGMGHWAVGGCVPKYRTVGKDMAKQALALERQHDSTVLAGMQIIPNEYCFDYAKLCSEGFLNKAEVKNAVLYNKKLSYFEEYKYQIIGVFLAFLVLLFGFFLALYFYFRTKRFRDALWQAQKDNILILNNVNSGIKFINPDFTIKWHNGIDYDVDPEKIKSSKGQVCYKVLRGLDEPCSFCPAVMAMKTGKVADVVVKHGNYYVYMLANPVFDDDNNLLGVVVRMEDMTKQKQAELELRKAKEKAEESDRLKSAFLANMSHEIRTPLNAIVGFSGVLTSDDCDAESRHEYVAIIQKNSDLLLRLINDILDISRLETGRLKLSYEEVEIVSLCQSVLATTSYGKRDVVEYVFQTPCEEFILETDVQRLQQILINLLSNANKFTEQGSITLGIEINEEQDCVYFSVTDTGRGIPEDKQKKVFERFEKLDEYVQGTGLGLAICKLTITMMGGDIWVDGDYKEGARFVVRHPLHLDPLSEE